Within the ANME-2 cluster archaeon genome, the region TGTGAACAATGAAGGGGAGATTTTGGATGTGGTTAGACATAATGCGCTTGAGGAGTTGAACCATCGGTGGAGTAGAATGCATATTCGAATGCGCACAGGAAGAAGTAAGACGACTAAGGAAATGACAAAATATGGAGCTCTTCTTGCTGTTTTATCTAATCTTGAAAATGAGGATTATGTTGAGACTGTTTTGTGTGATGTGGATGATTTTGTGAGGGAATTGCAAAATGTTACGGATGAAGAACTTCAGGAAGCAAGGCAATTGATTAGAAAGTTTCCACAACTTCCTTTAGTTAAATCTGATGTGAAACGACCTGAGATTCTTAGGGACTTTGTTGCACTTGTTGAGGATGCGTATAGGGACGTGGCCGATGCGGATATTAGTGTGTGGCTGTCTAACTTTATTGACTCAGATGCTAGAATGACGCCATAGTTTCACAGACATTCTGTTGAGCAAAGCTTTATATTTGATTACTGTTAGATTGATGTAGTACTTTATGGTTTGTTAGTGTTACTTTATAAAATTTAATTGGTGTATAAGTATGAATGAAAAAATCGGAATAATGGTATTAGGACATGGAAGTAAACTCCCGTACAACAAGGAAGTAATAACTGCAGTTGCCAACCAGATTGCAGAGAAACATCCTGATACTATTGTACGAACAGGATTTATGAACATGAATAATCCTACTATGGATGAAGGATTACAGTCCTTCGAGAATGCCGACATATCAAATATCATAGCTGTCCCTATATTCCTTGC harbors:
- the cfbA gene encoding sirohydrochlorin nickelochelatase, which produces MNEKIGIMVLGHGSKLPYNKEVITAVANQIAEKHPDTIVRTGFMNMNNPTMDEGLQSFENADISNIIAVPIFLAHGVHTTEDIPQILGISREDRSTTIRLNGKDVNLIYAEPLGADPVIAELAYKRAIDAIE